One Tolypothrix bouteillei VB521301 DNA window includes the following coding sequences:
- a CDS encoding chemotaxis protein CheC, with protein sequence MNVTADQLDALQELINIGVGRAASLLNEMIEAHICLEIPFVKVLTASQAYQELATRFEHDSLAAVRLGFTGSFYGTAGLIFPTESASTLVAVLTNEEPGSADLDAVKIGTLSEIGNIVINGVMGSIGNVLRQHLNYTLPVYLEDTIDNLLLSTNVSNSQIILAQARFTIKQLEIIGDIILVFEVSTFEALINVIDGEIGVA encoded by the coding sequence ATGAATGTGACAGCAGATCAACTAGATGCCTTACAAGAATTGATTAATATTGGCGTTGGTCGGGCAGCTAGTCTACTCAATGAGATGATAGAGGCTCACATTTGTTTGGAAATTCCGTTTGTAAAAGTTTTGACTGCTTCACAAGCCTATCAAGAATTGGCAACACGATTCGAGCATGATAGTTTGGCGGCTGTAAGACTGGGTTTTACTGGCTCGTTTTATGGTACGGCTGGCTTAATTTTTCCAACTGAAAGCGCATCAACATTGGTTGCAGTCCTGACTAATGAAGAACCAGGTTCGGCTGACTTAGATGCCGTCAAAATTGGTACGCTGAGCGAAATTGGCAATATTGTGATTAATGGGGTGATGGGTTCCATCGGCAATGTACTCAGGCAGCACCTGAATTACACGTTGCCTGTTTACTTAGAAGATACGATTGATAATTTATTGTTATCTACAAATGTAAGTAACTCACAAATTATACTTGCACAAGCACGCTTCACAATTAAACAATTAGAAATTATTGGAGATATTATTTTAGTTTTTGAGGTCAGTACATTTGAGGCGTTAATTAATGTGATTGATGGGGAAATTGGAGTAGCTTAA
- a CDS encoding ATP-binding protein encodes MRKEIEQAQEKFSLLDRIPLGNFILHSDRTVLFWNCCLEEWTKIPRSKILGNSIYEYFPHLNQPRYASRLHQIFEGGPPTIFSSQLHKYVIPVPVAQDKYRIQHTTVTAVPALFGDDFYALFSIQDVTDLTFRVQEYRNLRDQALAVAEERQRAKEVAETANRIKDEFLAIVSHELRSPLNPILGWAKLLKKRSLNEVASLRAIETIERNAELQVQLIDDLLDISRILRGKLALNLEIVNLTSIIEAALETVRLAAEAKSIQMNLNLDAKIGRVKGDSNRLQQVIWNLLSNAVKFTPIGGEVEVYLEQIGSEVQISVRDTGQGISSEFLPHVFEYFRQADSSITRRSGGLGLGLAIVRKLVELHGGRVWAESFGEGQGATFTVCLPALQQGQELVRKDNNKVLNNSYPFSMLCNPLEGIRVLVVDDEVDTREFLAFLLEQQGAIVTTATSAREALAEIARSKPDLLLSDIGMPEVDGYSLIQKLRSLSASQGGKIPAIALTAYAGEATQQQVLTAGFQLYLAKPADPSKLVTAIAALVQKF; translated from the coding sequence ATGAGAAAAGAAATTGAGCAAGCACAGGAAAAGTTTAGCCTTTTAGATCGAATTCCTTTGGGAAATTTTATATTGCACTCAGATCGCACAGTGTTATTTTGGAACTGCTGCTTAGAGGAATGGACAAAAATTCCAAGAAGTAAGATTTTAGGAAATTCAATTTATGAATATTTTCCTCATCTAAATCAACCTCGTTACGCCAGTCGCTTGCACCAAATTTTTGAAGGTGGACCTCCTACAATCTTTTCTTCTCAATTGCATAAATATGTCATTCCCGTGCCTGTAGCACAGGATAAATATCGCATTCAACACACAACAGTAACAGCTGTACCTGCATTGTTCGGAGATGATTTTTATGCTCTTTTCTCAATTCAAGATGTCACAGATTTAACGTTTCGAGTTCAGGAATATAGGAACTTGCGAGACCAAGCATTGGCTGTAGCGGAAGAACGCCAACGGGCAAAAGAAGTGGCAGAAACAGCAAACCGCATCAAAGATGAATTTCTCGCCATAGTTTCTCACGAACTTCGTTCTCCTCTGAATCCTATTTTGGGTTGGGCAAAGCTCCTTAAAAAACGTTCGTTGAATGAGGTTGCTAGCTTGCGTGCTATTGAAACCATCGAACGCAATGCCGAGCTACAGGTGCAATTGATTGACGATCTGTTAGATATTTCTCGCATTCTTCGGGGCAAACTCGCACTTAATTTAGAAATCGTGAATCTTACTTCTATTATTGAAGCGGCTTTAGAGACAGTGCGATTGGCAGCAGAAGCAAAATCAATTCAAATGAATTTGAATTTAGACGCAAAAATTGGACGGGTAAAGGGTGATAGCAATCGTCTTCAACAAGTTATTTGGAATCTGCTTTCTAACGCAGTCAAATTCACACCCATTGGTGGCGAGGTAGAAGTCTACTTAGAACAAATTGGTTCTGAGGTACAAATCAGCGTCAGGGATACAGGTCAGGGTATTAGTTCTGAGTTTTTGCCACACGTATTTGAGTATTTCCGTCAAGCCGATAGTAGCATCACCCGCAGGTCAGGTGGACTGGGGCTGGGTTTGGCAATTGTACGCAAGCTTGTCGAGTTACATGGTGGTAGAGTTTGGGCAGAGAGCTTTGGCGAAGGACAAGGCGCGACATTTACAGTTTGTTTACCAGCGCTGCAACAAGGTCAGGAGTTGGTACGGAAAGATAACAACAAGGTTCTTAACAATTCGTATCCCTTCTCAATGCTCTGCAATCCCTTAGAAGGGATACGAGTGTTAGTTGTGGATGATGAGGTTGATACACGCGAGTTTCTAGCCTTTCTATTGGAACAGCAGGGAGCAATTGTCACAACAGCGACATCAGCCCGTGAAGCACTTGCTGAAATAGCAAGGTCAAAACCAGATTTGCTGTTGAGCGATATAGGTATGCCAGAAGTTGATGGTTATTCTTTGATCCAGAAACTGCGATCGCTTAGCGCCAGTCAAGGAGGAAAAATTCCTGCCATCGCCCTCACTGCTTATGCTGGAGAAGCGACACAACAACAAGTTTTAACAGCCGGATTTCAATTGTATCTTGCTAAACCAGCGGATCCTTCTAAATTGGTAACTGCAATTGCAGCACTCGTTCAAAAGTTTTAG
- a CDS encoding response regulator — protein MALVLIIDDAAFSRRMIRKFLQGDGYEIIEATNGREGLEMVYNHKPNCVLADLLMPDMNGFEFLEALQKEGLKIPTIIISADIQEGSRNQSYNLGAVNFINKPPKANELREAVQQVINVKE, from the coding sequence ATGGCATTGGTTCTAATTATCGACGATGCAGCGTTTTCTCGCAGAATGATCCGCAAGTTTTTGCAAGGTGATGGCTATGAAATCATTGAAGCAACTAATGGACGTGAAGGATTAGAAATGGTTTACAACCACAAGCCCAACTGCGTATTAGCAGATCTTTTAATGCCAGATATGAATGGATTTGAATTTCTTGAGGCTTTACAAAAAGAAGGATTAAAAATCCCCACAATTATCATCTCAGCTGATATCCAAGAAGGGTCGCGCAATCAAAGTTATAATTTAGGGGCAGTTAACTTTATTAACAAACCGCCCAAAGCAAATGAATTGCGAGAGGCGGTTCAGCAAGTTATTAATGTGAAGGAATAA